The following proteins come from a genomic window of Crassostrea angulata isolate pt1a10 chromosome 1, ASM2561291v2, whole genome shotgun sequence:
- the LOC128163037 gene encoding pre-mRNA-processing factor 6-like codes for MGQFGLFISREPVKNAKMSVQSLVSAKKKTFIGLPAPLGYVPGLGRGATGFTTRSDIGPARDIDDISDDRHAPPIKKSKNDDEEEEDLNDANYDEFTGYGGSLCAKDPYDKDDEEADAIYEEIDKRMDDKRRERRELKLKEELEKYRQERPKIQQQFSDLKRDLAAVSEDEWLNIPEVGDARNKKQRNARAEKFTPVPDSVLARAAASTGTANTISDRDQKFGGLNTPFGAITPLGTSTPSADIDMKKIGQARNTLMDIKLTQVSDSVSGQTVVDPKGYLTDLQSMLPSHGGDINDVKKARLLLKSVRETNPKHPPAWIASARLEEVTGKMQIARNLIMKGCEECPKSEDVWLEAARLMPGDQAKAVIAQAVRHLPTAVRVWIKAADLESEIKAKKRVFRKALEMIPNSVRLWKQAVELENEEDARIMLSRAVECCPTSVELWLALARLETYENARKVLNKARENIPTDRQIWITAAKLEEANGNIHMVEKIIDRALSSLRANMVEINRELWIKDAEDCEQAGSIHTCQAIVRAVIGVGVEDEDKKHTWMEDAESCAAHEAYECARAIFAHALSVYPSKKSIWLRAAYFEKSHGTRESLESLLQRAVAHCPKAEVLWLMGAKSKWLAGDVPAARSILALAFQANPNSEEIWLAAVKLESENNEFERARRLLQKARASAPTARVMMKSIKLEWCLGEIKNAHTLLQEAVKHYPDFAKLWMMKGQIEEQNNNKELAREAYNQGLKKCPRAIPLWLLMSRLEEKSGQLIKARSILEKARLKNPQCAELWLEAVRVENRGGLKNIAQTLMARALQECPNSGILWAESIAMEPRPQRKTKSVDALRKCEHDPHVLLAASKYIFWAERKVAKAREWFNRTVKIEPDLGDAWAYFYKFEQAHGDEDSQADIKKRCINADPKHGEFWCQVSKDIKNWRLRTEQILPLVADCLPLPT; via the exons ATGGGACAATTTGGGCTATTCATCTCAAGAGAACCAGTCAAAAACGCAAAGATGTCGGTACAGTCTCTCGTTAGTGCTAAAAAGAAAACGTTTATTGGGTTGCCTGCCCCTTTAGGCTACGTGCCAGGTCTTGGAAGAgg TGCAACCGGCTTTACAACAAGATCTGATATTGGTCCGGCAAGAGATATAGATGATATTTC TGATGATCGTCATGCACCACCCATAAAGAAGAGCAAAAATGATGATGAAGAGGAGGAAGATTTGAATGATGCTAATTATGATGAG TTTACTGGTTATGGAGGAAGTTTATGCGCAAAAGATCCATACGACAAAGATGATGAGGAGGCAGATGCTATATACGAGGAAATTGACAAGAGAATGGATGACAAACGCAGGGAAAGGAGAGAGCTGAAACTGAAAGAGGAATTAGAGAAATATCGTCAGGAAAGACCAAAAATTCAGCAGCAGTTTTCAGATTTAAAG AGAGATTTGGCTGCTGTCAGCGAAGATGAGTGGTTGAACATACCAGAGGTAGGGGATGCCAGAAACAAGAAACAGAGGAATGCACGTGCTGAAAA attTACACCGGTTCCAGACAGTGTGTTAGCTAGAGCAGCAGCCAGCACAGGGACAGCAAACACCATATCTGACAGGGACCAG AAGTTTGGTGGCTTAAACACCCCATTTGGTGCCATCACCCCTCTAGGAACCTCAACACCCAGTGCAGACATTGACATGAAGAAGATTGGGCAGGCCAGAAACACTTTGATGGATATAAAACTTACACAG GTGTCGGACTCGGTCAGTGGACAGACGGTGGTGGATCCCAAAGGTTACCTGACAGACTTACAGTCCATGCTGCCTTCTCATGGGGGAGACATCAA TGATGTGAAAAAAGCCAGACTTCTTCTCAAGTCAGTCAGAGAGACAAATCCCAAACATCCACCAG CTTGGATTGCCTCTGCTAGGTTAGAGGAAGTGACAGGAAAGATGCAGATTGCCAGGAATCTGATCATGAAGGGCTGTGAGGAATGTCCAAAGAGTGAAGATGTGTGGCTGGAGGCGGCGAGACTAATG CCAGGAGACCAGGCCAAAGCCGTGATTGCCCAGGCAGTGCGACACCTCCCCACTGCTGTCAGGGTCTGGATCAAGGCTGCTGACCTGGAGTCAGAGATCAAGGCCAAGAAAAGGGTCTTCAGGAAAG CTCTAGAGATGATCCCAAACTCTGTTAGACTATGGAAGCAGGCTGTTGAGTTGGAGAATGAGGAGGATGCAAGAATCATGCTGAGTCGAGCTGTGGAGTGTTGCCCAACTAGTGTTGAG CTCTGGTTGGCTCTCGCACGTCTAGAGACATATGAGAACGCCAGAAAAGTCTTGAACAAGGCCAGAGAAAACATCCCGACAGACCGACAAATCTGGATCACAGCCGCCAAACTGGAGGAGGCAAATGGAAACATACACATGGTGGAGAAGATTATTGACAGAG CTTTGAGTTCTCTAAGAGCCAACATGGTAGAAATCAACAGAGAATTGTGGATCAAGGATGCAGAAGATTGTGAACAAGCAGGCAGCATTCACACCTGTCAGGCCATTGT ccgagCTGTGATTGGTGTTGGAGTGGAAGATGAGGACAAGAAACATACATGGATGGAGGATGCCGAATCT TGTGCTGCCCATGAGGCTTATGAATGTGCCCGGGCCATTTTTGCACATGCTTTGTCAGTCTATCCAAGCAAGAAGAGTATCTGGCTCAGGGCAGCTTACTTTGAGAAAAGTCATGGGAcaag GGAGTCTCTGGAATCTCTGCTACAAAGAGCAGTGGCCCATTGTCCAAAAGCTGAGGTTCTCTGGCTGATGGGAGCCAAATCCAAGTGGTTGGCT GGAGATGTGCCTGCTGCCAGAAGCATCTTGGCCTTGGCTTTCCAGGCCAATCCCAACAGTGAAGAAATCTGGCTGGCAGCAGTGAAGCTAGAATCAGAGAACAATGAGTTTGAAAGAGCCAGGCGGCTGCTACAGAAGGCCCGAGCCAGTGCTCCTACAGCCAGG GTGATGATGAAATCTATCAAACTGGAATGGTGTCTTGGAGAAATCAAGAATGCACACACATTGCTACAGGAAGCTGTCAAACATTATCCAGACTTTGCTAAG CTGTGGATGATGAAGGGACAGATTGAGGAGCAAAATAACAACAAAGAATTGGCTAGAGAGGCCTACAACCAAGGG CTGAAGAAATGTCCCCGCGCGATTCCTTTGTGGCTACTGATGTCACGCTTGGAGGAGAAGTCAGGGCAGCTGATTAAGGCCAGGTCCATTCTGGAGAAAGCCAGGTTAAAAAATCCACAGTGTGCTGAACTCTG gCTAGAAGCAGTTCGAGTAGAGAACAGGGGCGGTCTGAAGAATATAGCACAAACACTTATGGCAAGAG CTTTACAGGAGTGTCCAAACTCTGGAATTCTGTGGGCTGAGTCTATCGCAATGGAGCCAAGACCTCAACGAAAAACAAAATCAGTTGATGCCCTGCGCAAATGTGAACACGACCCTCATGTACTTCTAGCAGCCTCCAA ATACATATTTTGGGCAGAAAGAAAGGTAGCCAAGGCCAGGGAGTGGTTTAATCGTACGGTCAAGATAGAGCCAGACCTGGGTGATGCCTGGGCATATTTCTACAAGTTTGAGCAGGCTCACGGTGATGAG gATTCCCAGGCAGACATTAAGAAGAGATGTATTAATGCCGACCCTAAGCATGGAGAGTTTTGGTGTCAAGTGTCCAAAGATATAAAAAACTGGAGACTCAGAACGGAGCAGATTCTGCCGTTGGTGGCGGACTGCCTACCATTGCCCACATGA
- the LOC128164358 gene encoding uncharacterized protein LOC128164358, producing the protein MDSFTTRVSVVIVILGCLECSYVYFSRRCPAWQISNGIRKETWEKQTILQCFQFDANDTNSRHIYLNNGLTSLNCETAGKDHFLQALTEFSTKLYDTNHILSAAYCVEKKDYKLVNCSMPMRKFSYMKGFDIMYYSRVLRKIVSAPSEFDNTTFQIELCDLERL; encoded by the exons ATGGATTCATTTACAACACGTGTTAGTGTTGTTATTGTTATTCTGGGGTGTTTGGAATGCTCGTATGTCTATTTTTCTCGACGATGTCCAGCCTGGCAGATCAGCAACGGAATACGTAAAGAGACATGGGAAAAACAAACAATTCTTCAGTGCTTTCAGTTTGACGCCAATGATACAAACTCCAGACATATAT atcTCAATAATGGCTTGACTAGCTTGAATTGTGAAACTGCGGGAAAAGATCATTTTTTACAAGCTCTGACCGAATTTTCGACCAAATTGTACGATACCAATCACATTCTATCTGCTGCATACTGTGTAGAGAAGAAAG ATTATAAACTTGTAAACTGCTCAATGCCAATGAGGAAATTTTCCTACATGAAAGGATTCGACATTATGTATTACTCgcgagttttaagaaaaatagtCAG tgctCCCTCTGAATTTGACAACACTACCTTTCAAATAGAGCTGTGTGACCTGGAGCGATTATAG